One window of Acidobacteriota bacterium genomic DNA carries:
- a CDS encoding MHS family MFS transporter yields the protein MSTIAEIEHAKKDYKIWQVIGASSAGTVIEWYDFYIFGSLTTIIAPLFYPPGNENLAYIMWLMTFAVGFVVRPFGALFFGRIGDVVGRKYAFIVTLLLMGGATAAIGFLPTYSQIGIAAPIALIVIRVMQGLALGGEYGGAAVYVAEHVPDRSRGFYTSFIQITASFGLLISLVVVIGLQTWMTKDAFGADSFTAGWRIPFLISIVLVGMSLFIRMRMKESPIFQHIKSSGMASSKPLVDAFTNRANLKRVLISLFGATAGQGVVWYTGQFYALFYMQTILKIERVQASYIIAAAIVLAIPLFIFFGWLSDRIGRKKIMMAGCLLAVLSYYPIYQGMVHFAGNNVSAIESTADPITKEPKLAPVTHTIDAAGQKLTVPVTSAPNANSGMLVLLVFVQMIWVTMVYAPIAAYLVEAFPAKVRYTSLSLPYHIGNGVFGGLLPTIGLILCAQTGNILAGLWYPMIIAGITFVVGSFLLPDTQNVKIWDELEDRREHGLPEHPEVEGHPELVPDIEGPA from the coding sequence ATGTCCACAATCGCTGAAATTGAACACGCTAAAAAGGACTACAAGATCTGGCAGGTCATCGGCGCATCATCGGCCGGGACGGTCATCGAATGGTACGACTTCTATATTTTCGGCAGTCTGACGACGATCATCGCGCCGCTTTTTTATCCTCCGGGGAACGAGAATCTCGCCTACATTATGTGGCTGATGACGTTTGCGGTCGGATTTGTGGTGCGGCCGTTCGGTGCGCTGTTCTTTGGCCGAATCGGCGACGTCGTCGGGCGCAAATACGCCTTTATCGTGACCCTGCTCCTGATGGGCGGCGCGACGGCGGCGATCGGATTTCTGCCCACCTATAGCCAGATCGGAATCGCGGCGCCGATCGCTTTGATCGTCATCCGGGTGATGCAGGGACTCGCGCTCGGCGGCGAGTACGGCGGCGCGGCCGTTTACGTCGCCGAACATGTGCCGGACAGGTCTCGCGGATTTTACACCAGTTTCATACAGATAACGGCGTCGTTCGGCCTTCTGATATCGCTTGTCGTGGTTATCGGGCTGCAAACCTGGATGACGAAGGACGCATTCGGTGCAGACTCGTTCACGGCAGGGTGGCGCATTCCGTTTCTGATCTCGATCGTTCTTGTCGGAATGTCGCTGTTCATCCGGATGCGTATGAAAGAATCGCCCATCTTTCAACACATAAAGTCATCCGGAATGGCGTCGTCGAAACCGCTCGTCGATGCGTTCACGAACCGCGCCAACCTGAAACGCGTCCTTATTTCGCTCTTCGGCGCGACGGCCGGCCAGGGTGTCGTTTGGTACACCGGGCAGTTTTACGCGTTGTTCTATATGCAGACGATCCTCAAGATCGAGCGCGTCCAGGCAAGTTACATCATTGCCGCCGCGATCGTTCTGGCGATCCCTTTGTTCATTTTCTTCGGGTGGCTTTCGGACCGGATCGGGCGCAAAAAGATAATGATGGCGGGCTGCCTCCTCGCGGTTCTGAGTTACTATCCGATCTATCAGGGGATGGTGCATTTCGCCGGCAACAACGTTTCGGCGATCGAATCGACCGCCGACCCGATCACCAAAGAACCGAAACTCGCGCCGGTCACGCATACGATCGACGCCGCCGGACAGAAACTGACCGTGCCGGTAACTTCCGCGCCGAACGCCAACTCGGGGATGCTGGTCTTGCTGGTGTTCGTTCAGATGATCTGGGTCACGATGGTTTACGCGCCGATCGCGGCGTATCTTGTCGAAGCGTTTCCGGCGAAGGTCCGCTACACGTCTTTGTCTCTGCCCTACCATATCGGCAACGGCGTTTTCGGCGGATTGCTGCCAACGATCGGCCTGATACTGTGCGCTCAAACGGGGAACATTCTCGCGGGGCTTTGGTATCCGATGATCATCGCCGGAATCACTTTCGTTGTCGGGTCGTTTTTGCTGCCCGACACCCAAAACGTCAAGATCTGGGACGAACTCGAGGATCGCCGTGAACACGGGCTGCCGGAGCATCCCGAAGTCGAGGGACATCCCGAACTCGTGCCGGATATCGAAGGACCGGCCTGA
- the acs gene encoding acetate--CoA ligase — translation MSDQGNNIKSVLVESRVFPPPPEFSVNAHLKSFEEYERLYAEAEADPEGFWANQAENLDWFEKWDTVLEWEEPHAKWFVGGKLNLSYNCIDRHLKSWRKNKAAIIWEGEPGEIRTLTYLQLYRQVCKFANVLKKLGIVKGDRVALYMPLVPELAIAMLACARIGATHTVIFGGFSAEAIRDRVNDCGCKMIVTADGAFRRGTEVRLKDAVDEAVEHTPSVRSVVVYKRTGSEIKMRPGRDHWWHEMMQIADDELEPASLDSEHPLFILYTSGTTGKPKGILHTTGGYLTHAVYSTKLVFDLKDEDVYWCTADIGWITGHTYVVYGPLANGATVFMYEGAPNHPEQDRFWHLIDRHKVTIFYTAPTAIRAFIKWGEQHPFKHNLDSLRLLGTVGEPINPEAWMWYHEIIGKGRCPIVDTWWQTETGGIMISPLPGATPTVPGTATRPLPGISVDVVTKSGKPVAAGEGGYLVIKHPWPSMLRTIWGDDERYKQAYWSEIPGNYFAGDGARRDEHGYYWIMGRVDDVINVSGHRLGTAEIESALVSHETVAEAAVVGRPDELKGQAIAAFVTLEGGRTGTDELKQELRDHVTKEIGALAKPDDIRFTDMLPKTRSGKIMRRLLREIAAGSAIAGDVTTLEDFSVLEKLREDEE, via the coding sequence ATGTCTGATCAAGGAAACAACATCAAATCGGTACTGGTTGAATCGCGGGTTTTTCCGCCGCCGCCGGAGTTTTCAGTGAACGCGCATCTCAAGTCGTTCGAGGAATACGAAAGGCTTTACGCCGAGGCCGAAGCGGATCCCGAAGGATTTTGGGCGAATCAGGCCGAAAATCTCGACTGGTTTGAAAAGTGGGATACCGTTCTCGAATGGGAAGAGCCGCACGCGAAGTGGTTCGTCGGCGGAAAACTCAACCTTTCATACAACTGCATCGACCGCCATCTCAAATCGTGGCGCAAGAACAAGGCCGCGATCATTTGGGAAGGCGAACCGGGCGAGATCCGCACGCTGACTTATCTGCAACTATATCGGCAGGTCTGCAAATTCGCGAACGTCCTCAAGAAACTCGGAATCGTGAAAGGCGACCGCGTCGCGCTTTATATGCCGCTCGTGCCGGAACTCGCGATCGCGATGCTTGCCTGCGCCCGGATCGGAGCGACGCACACGGTCATCTTCGGCGGATTCTCGGCCGAAGCGATCCGCGACCGCGTCAACGACTGCGGGTGCAAGATGATCGTTACCGCCGACGGCGCCTTCCGACGCGGAACCGAGGTCCGGCTCAAGGACGCCGTCGACGAAGCCGTCGAGCATACGCCGTCGGTCCGGAGCGTCGTCGTTTACAAACGCACCGGCTCGGAGATTAAAATGCGCCCCGGGCGCGATCACTGGTGGCACGAGATGATGCAGATCGCCGACGATGAACTGGAACCGGCGAGCCTTGACAGCGAACATCCGCTCTTTATCCTTTACACGTCCGGAACGACGGGCAAACCGAAGGGTATTCTGCATACGACCGGCGGCTATCTGACGCACGCGGTCTATTCGACGAAACTCGTATTCGATCTCAAGGACGAAGACGTTTACTGGTGTACGGCCGATATCGGCTGGATCACGGGACACACTTACGTCGTATACGGTCCCCTCGCCAACGGCGCAACGGTTTTTATGTACGAGGGCGCACCGAATCATCCGGAACAGGATCGATTCTGGCATCTCATCGACCGCCACAAGGTCACCATCTTCTATACTGCTCCGACCGCGATCCGCGCTTTCATAAAATGGGGCGAACAGCATCCCTTCAAACACAACCTCGACAGTCTGCGTCTGCTCGGGACGGTCGGCGAGCCGATAAATCCCGAGGCTTGGATGTGGTATCACGAGATCATCGGCAAAGGCCGCTGCCCGATCGTCGACACTTGGTGGCAGACGGAAACCGGCGGAATTATGATCTCGCCCTTGCCGGGCGCAACGCCGACGGTTCCCGGAACGGCGACGCGGCCTTTGCCCGGGATCAGCGTCGATGTCGTGACAAAATCGGGAAAACCGGTGGCCGCCGGTGAAGGCGGCTATCTCGTCATCAAACATCCGTGGCCGTCGATGCTCCGCACGATCTGGGGCGACGACGAGCGTTACAAGCAGGCTTATTGGTCCGAAATTCCCGGCAATTATTTCGCCGGCGACGGCGCGCGGCGCGACGAGCACGGTTACTACTGGATAATGGGACGCGTCGACGACGTCATCAACGTTTCCGGCCATCGATTGGGCACGGCGGAAATCGAGTCCGCGCTCGTCTCGCACGAAACCGTCGCCGAGGCGGCGGTCGTCGGGCGGCCGGACGAACTCAAAGGACAGGCGATCGCGGCATTTGTGACGCTCGAAGGCGGCCGAACCGGAACGGACGAACTCAAACAGGAACTGCGCGATCACGTAACAAAGGAGATCGGCGCTCTGGCAAAACCGGATGACATCCGTTTCACGGATATGCTCCCGAAGACGCGTTCTGGCAAGATCATGCGCCGGCTCCTACGCGAGATCGCCGCCGGCAGCGCGATTGCGGGCGATGTTACGACGCTCGAGGATTTTTCCGTTTTGGAGAAATTAAGGGAAGACGAAGAGTGA
- a CDS encoding carboxypeptidase regulatory-like domain-containing protein: MVRKLFLGFVITIFANAVFYAFPLEPARVRGWVYGPDGAGVKGARIALVNTDLDEVIRKRPVWVSTGEDGRYELATELPGDYVVIVNEGGYLSPDEPYFRHYYTGTDARIPGKSLKLGPGVEINNIDIRLSEIFEVVTVSGRALYADGEKIGGGILNYGSRPPGEMRSDGGDLQIDAEGRFSLRAIKGAGVWISPTYFLACCRVKECDPSFTDKATLTRRPRFLTKRATASIIADRDITGWELRMPFKNCGKK; the protein is encoded by the coding sequence ATGGTTCGAAAACTTTTTCTTGGTTTCGTTATAACTATCTTCGCTAACGCAGTTTTCTATGCCTTCCCGTTGGAACCTGCTCGGGTGCGGGGGTGGGTTTACGGGCCGGACGGCGCTGGGGTAAAAGGGGCGCGGATAGCCCTGGTCAATACCGATCTCGATGAGGTTATAAGAAAACGCCCGGTTTGGGTAAGCACCGGTGAAGATGGACGCTATGAGCTGGCCACTGAATTGCCGGGCGATTATGTCGTGATCGTTAACGAGGGTGGCTACCTCAGCCCGGATGAGCCCTATTTTCGACATTACTACACCGGGACAGATGCTCGCATCCCCGGCAAATCGCTGAAACTCGGACCCGGTGTGGAGATCAATAATATAGATATCCGCTTGAGTGAAATCTTCGAGGTTGTTACTGTTTCGGGGCGCGCACTTTATGCAGACGGCGAAAAGATAGGCGGTGGAATCCTTAATTATGGAAGCAGGCCTCCGGGTGAGATGCGGAGCGATGGGGGCGACTTGCAAATCGATGCCGAAGGCCGTTTCAGCCTGCGGGCCATCAAAGGGGCCGGGGTCTGGATTAGCCCGACGTATTTTTTGGCCTGCTGCCGGGTTAAGGAATGTGATCCGTCCTTTACGGATAAGGCGACTTTGACGAGAAGGCCGAGGTTTCTAACCAAGCGTGCGACCGCTTCGATCATCGCCGATCGAGATATAACCGGATGGGAATTGCGGATGCCTTTCAAAAATTGCGGAAAGAAATGA
- the ruvB gene encoding Holliday junction branch migration DNA helicase RuvB → MTEELENLSTRDPNALDDEAQIELSLRPTKLAEYIGQRKVKDNLRVFMKAALTRRESLDHVLLTGPPGVGKTTLSAIISNEMGSQLRSTAGPIIEKAGDLAALLTNLEEGDVLFIDEIHRLNPAIEEVLYPAMEDYNLDLMIGQGTAARSIKLDLPKFTLVGATTRPGLITAPLRGRFGIIFHLDFYSIPDLHTIVDRSARILGVEIDHAGGNEIARRSRGTPRIANRLLRRVRDYAEVDYDGRITEEVAKDALNRMEVDTYGLDEIDRKLLMTIIEKFDGGPVGLSTLSASIHEEKDSIEEIIEPYLIQTGFLNRTPRGRTVTRLAYEHFGLDSLLKASLAPSLFD, encoded by the coding sequence ATGACCGAAGAACTCGAAAACTTAAGCACCCGCGACCCGAATGCGCTCGACGACGAGGCGCAGATCGAATTGTCGCTTCGGCCGACGAAGCTCGCCGAATACATCGGCCAGCGCAAGGTCAAAGATAATCTGCGCGTATTTATGAAGGCCGCCCTGACGCGGCGCGAGTCGCTCGATCACGTTCTTCTGACAGGCCCTCCGGGCGTCGGAAAAACGACCTTGAGCGCGATCATCTCAAATGAAATGGGCTCGCAGCTGCGCTCGACGGCCGGCCCGATCATCGAAAAAGCGGGTGACCTCGCGGCGCTTCTGACGAACCTTGAAGAGGGCGACGTTCTGTTCATCGACGAAATCCATCGTCTGAATCCGGCGATCGAGGAAGTTCTCTATCCGGCGATGGAGGATTACAACCTCGACCTGATGATCGGCCAGGGCACCGCCGCGCGTTCGATCAAACTCGATCTGCCGAAATTCACGCTGGTCGGCGCGACGACGCGGCCCGGATTGATCACGGCGCCTCTCCGCGGCCGTTTCGGGATCATCTTTCATCTCGATTTTTATTCGATCCCGGATCTGCACACGATCGTCGATCGTTCGGCGAGGATTCTGGGCGTCGAAATCGATCACGCGGGCGGCAACGAGATCGCCCGGCGCTCCCGCGGCACGCCGCGCATCGCCAATCGACTGCTTCGACGCGTGCGGGATTACGCGGAAGTGGACTACGACGGGCGGATCACGGAAGAGGTCGCGAAAGACGCGCTCAACCGGATGGAGGTCGACACCTACGGACTCGACGAGATCGACCGCAAATTGTTGATGACGATCATCGAAAAATTCGACGGTGGCCCGGTAGGCCTGAGCACTCTCTCGGCGTCGATCCACGAAGAAAAAGACTCGATCGAAGAGATCATCGAGCCTTATCTGATCCAAACGGGTTTCCTCAACCGAACCCCGCGCGGCCGCACCGTAACGCGCCTCGCATACGAGCATTTCGGATTGGATTCGCTGCTCAAAGCGAGCCTCGCACCGTCGCTGTTTGACTGA
- a CDS encoding alpha/beta fold hydrolase: MKLEIINRKPDIQRFDAPLLFVHGTGHSAWCWDENFLPYFATNGFDSYALSLRGHGTSEGAENLKWTSIADYVNDVAQVASAFESPPVIVGHSMGGLVVQKYLELHSAPAAVLVAPSPSEGMFRSAMFLPLKHPLLFWKIGLKQDYSIMFSTVERAKRFLFSDDADEERIAGYVGRFGKESYRANLEMIYNLPDTRKITAPMLVVGAENDALVAVRAVEKTARAYNADCKIFTEMAHDMMLEQRWREVADFVIEWLGKTIR, translated from the coding sequence ATGAAGCTTGAGATAATCAACCGCAAGCCTGATATCCAACGTTTCGACGCCCCATTGTTGTTCGTTCACGGAACCGGTCACTCGGCTTGGTGCTGGGACGAGAATTTTCTTCCTTACTTCGCTACAAACGGTTTCGATTCGTACGCGCTGAGCTTGCGCGGACACGGCACGAGCGAAGGCGCCGAGAATCTGAAATGGACATCGATCGCCGACTACGTGAACGACGTCGCACAGGTTGCGTCCGCGTTCGAGTCTCCGCCGGTCATCGTCGGGCATTCGATGGGCGGGTTGGTGGTTCAAAAGTATCTTGAACTTCATAGCGCGCCGGCCGCCGTGCTTGTCGCGCCGTCGCCGTCGGAAGGGATGTTTCGTTCGGCGATGTTTCTTCCGCTGAAGCACCCGCTCCTGTTTTGGAAGATCGGCCTCAAACAGGACTACTCGATAATGTTCTCGACCGTCGAGCGTGCAAAACGGTTTCTCTTTTCCGATGACGCCGACGAAGAACGCATTGCCGGGTACGTCGGGCGATTCGGAAAAGAGTCGTACCGAGCGAATCTTGAAATGATCTATAATTTGCCGGACACGCGAAAGATCACGGCGCCGATGCTTGTGGTTGGGGCCGAAAACGACGCCCTGGTTGCGGTCCGCGCGGTCGAAAAAACGGCCCGCGCTTACAATGCGGACTGCAAGATATTTACGGAGATGGCCCACGATATGATGCTTGAGCAACGTTGGCGTGAGGTTGCCGACTTTGTTATCGAATGGCTTGGGAAGACAATTCGTTGA
- the ruvA gene encoding Holliday junction branch migration protein RuvA: protein MIAYLAGKLLEKEANTVIVDVGGVGYEVVIPLSTFYELGDVGTDVSLRIYTHVREDALQLFGFKSIRERELFLNLIGVSGIGPKMAITALSGMSADEIIAAIRTNNLVRLNSIPGVGKKTAERIVIELRDKVAKLSAAGSDEARADDTAGLSGDSIYDDSISALVNLGYQRAAAEKALKQAMQEGTDISVQKLLRRSLQILAK from the coding sequence ATGATCGCTTATCTTGCGGGCAAATTGTTGGAAAAGGAAGCGAATACGGTGATCGTCGATGTCGGCGGCGTCGGGTACGAGGTAGTAATTCCGCTTTCGACGTTTTACGAACTCGGCGATGTCGGCACTGATGTTTCGCTTCGCATCTACACGCACGTCCGCGAAGACGCGCTGCAGCTTTTCGGTTTCAAAAGCATTCGTGAGCGCGAACTTTTCTTGAATCTGATCGGCGTTTCGGGCATCGGCCCGAAAATGGCGATCACGGCGTTGTCGGGAATGAGCGCTGACGAGATTATCGCCGCGATCCGGACGAACAATCTTGTCCGCCTCAATTCGATCCCCGGGGTCGGAAAGAAAACCGCCGAGCGGATCGTCATCGAATTGCGTGACAAGGTCGCGAAATTGTCGGCCGCCGGCAGCGACGAAGCGAGGGCCGATGACACGGCCGGGCTTTCGGGCGATTCGATCTACGACGATTCTATCTCGGCGCTCGTGAATCTCGGCTACCAGCGCGCGGCGGCCGAAAAGGCACTGAAACAGGCGATGCAGGAAGGCACCGATATCAGCGTCCAGAAACTGTTGCGGCGCAGCCTTCAGATCCTGGCGAAGTGA
- a CDS encoding redox-sensing transcriptional repressor Rex, with protein sequence MNSAQIRKDLAYFGDFGIRGVGYNIDELREQLTKILGLDRPHALAIIGAGRLGTALADYYRFAQSNFAVAALFDSDPAKIGERIGEVSVFDIKNFPEISEEFNIDVAVIAVPAEFAQTVLQQITVSGIKAIMNFAPVPLQVPENVKLKTVDLTISLESLSYFLAQPISNGKKN encoded by the coding sequence TTGAACTCGGCTCAGATTCGCAAGGACCTCGCGTATTTCGGCGATTTCGGTATCCGCGGCGTAGGCTATAACATCGATGAACTTCGTGAACAACTGACGAAGATCCTCGGACTCGACCGGCCGCACGCCCTTGCGATTATCGGTGCAGGCAGGCTCGGCACGGCGCTCGCGGATTATTATCGGTTCGCGCAGTCGAATTTCGCGGTTGCGGCGCTGTTTGACTCGGATCCGGCGAAGATCGGTGAACGCATCGGCGAGGTCAGTGTTTTTGACATAAAAAACTTTCCGGAAATCTCGGAAGAGTTTAATATAGATGTGGCGGTGATTGCCGTGCCGGCGGAATTTGCGCAGACTGTTTTGCAACAAATTACGGTTTCAGGCATCAAAGCTATTATGAACTTCGCGCCGGTACCGTTGCAGGTTCCGGAAAATGTGAAACTTAAGACCGTTGATCTGACGATCTCGTTGGAAAGTCTATCGTATTTTCTTGCGCAGCCAATTTCGAACGGAAAGAAAAACTGA
- a CDS encoding class II aldolase/adducin family protein — MEESAARKLIIEVGKLLYERSYVVSSDGNVSIRLDEDRVLATPTMTSKGRMTEDCLAITDIDGKALNDRKASSELAMHLLIYKMRPDIKAVCHAHPPHGTAFAVAGLAIDAPILSEVILTLGCVPLTDYGTPSTDELTDAMKPYVEHHNALLMANHGAVAYGADLWQAFDRLETLEHTAKIAILARALGGANDLPKDAISKLINIREKAGYLTATARCQACGYLEGSGISCDVHAADGGRKISLSREELIELLAQAANVG, encoded by the coding sequence ATGGAAGAATCAGCGGCCCGAAAGTTAATCATAGAAGTTGGTAAGTTGCTTTACGAAAGAAGTTACGTCGTATCGTCCGACGGCAACGTGAGCATTCGTCTCGATGAAGATCGTGTTCTTGCGACGCCGACAATGACCTCCAAGGGGCGTATGACGGAAGATTGTTTGGCGATCACCGATATCGACGGCAAAGCACTGAACGATCGAAAAGCTTCGTCGGAGTTGGCGATGCATCTTCTGATCTACAAGATGCGGCCAGATATCAAGGCCGTTTGCCACGCGCATCCGCCGCACGGAACCGCGTTCGCCGTCGCCGGACTCGCGATCGACGCGCCGATTCTCTCGGAAGTCATCCTGACGCTCGGCTGCGTGCCGCTGACCGACTACGGGACGCCGTCAACCGATGAACTGACCGATGCAATGAAGCCTTACGTCGAGCATCACAATGCGCTTTTGATGGCGAACCACGGCGCGGTCGCGTACGGCGCGGACCTCTGGCAAGCGTTCGACCGGCTCGAAACGCTCGAGCATACGGCAAAGATCGCGATTCTCGCCCGCGCTCTCGGCGGCGCCAACGATCTGCCGAAAGACGCGATATCGAAACTGATCAACATCCGCGAAAAGGCAGGTTATCTGACCGCGACGGCGCGTTGTCAGGCCTGCGGCTATCTCGAAGGATCCGGGATCTCGTGCGACGTTCACGCGGCCGACGGCGGGCGAAAGATCAGCCTGAGCCGCGAAGAACTGATCGAACTTTTGGCACAGGCGGCAAATGTAGGGTAG
- the eutM gene encoding ethanolamine utilization microcompartment protein EutM has product MQEALGMVETKGLVATIEAADAMVKAANVQLVGYEKIGAGFVTAIVRGDVAAVKAATDAGAAAARRVGELVSVHVIPRPHSSVDERLPVVLK; this is encoded by the coding sequence ATGCAAGAAGCATTGGGAATGGTTGAAACAAAAGGGCTTGTCGCGACGATCGAGGCGGCCGACGCGATGGTCAAGGCGGCGAACGTCCAGCTTGTCGGATACGAGAAGATCGGCGCCGGATTCGTGACGGCGATCGTCCGTGGCGATGTCGCTGCGGTCAAAGCGGCAACCGATGCCGGAGCCGCCGCCGCGAGACGCGTTGGTGAACTGGTTTCGGTTCACGTCATCCCGCGCCCGCACTCGAGCGTCGACGAACGTTTGCCGGTAGTTCTTAAATAG
- a CDS encoding EutN/CcmL family microcompartment protein: protein MIIARILGTVVSTHKDERLHGKKLLIVKPINLDGTDQSGYIVAVDTVGAGFHEKVIVVGGSSARMAEGNKDCPVDSAIIGVIDEIDVS, encoded by the coding sequence ATGATCATCGCACGCATCTTAGGCACTGTCGTTTCGACCCATAAGGACGAACGTCTGCACGGCAAGAAACTGCTCATCGTCAAGCCGATCAATCTCGACGGTACGGACCAGAGCGGTTACATCGTCGCGGTCGATACGGTCGGCGCCGGATTTCACGAAAAAGTGATCGTCGTCGGCGGGTCGTCGGCGCGTATGGCCGAAGGCAACAAGGACTGCCCGGTCGATTCGGCGATAATCGGCGTGATCGACGAGATCGACGTCAGTTGA
- a CDS encoding EutN/CcmL family microcompartment protein, protein MQLARVIGTVVSTVKNESLHGRKFLIVQTLDADLEPKGKPMVALDAVGAGVGELVFWCRGKEASFPFKRDETPTDCTIVGIVDSDAHVNNVG, encoded by the coding sequence ATGCAGCTCGCGCGCGTCATCGGAACCGTTGTCTCGACCGTGAAGAACGAATCGCTTCACGGTCGGAAGTTTTTGATCGTCCAGACGCTCGACGCGGATTTGGAGCCGAAAGGGAAGCCGATGGTCGCGCTCGATGCGGTCGGCGCCGGCGTCGGCGAACTGGTTTTTTGGTGCCGCGGAAAGGAGGCGAGTTTCCCGTTCAAACGCGACGAAACGCCGACCGATTGCACGATCGTCGGGATCGTCGATTCCGACGCACATGTGAACAATGTCGGGTAA
- a CDS encoding EutN/CcmL family microcompartment protein: MLLARVIGNVVATQKNQRYEGTRIMLCRQITPEGDDMDYTCLALDSVNSGEGDIVVIAQEGWSASTAATGKAGAAIDSAIVGVVDYVDLLPNEEVKLSPPPVVG; this comes from the coding sequence ATGTTACTGGCTCGTGTCATAGGAAACGTCGTCGCGACGCAAAAGAATCAGCGCTACGAAGGCACGCGGATTATGTTGTGCCGCCAGATCACCCCGGAAGGCGACGATATGGATTACACCTGCCTCGCGCTTGATTCGGTGAACTCGGGTGAGGGCGACATCGTCGTCATCGCTCAGGAAGGATGGTCGGCTTCGACGGCCGCAACGGGCAAAGCCGGTGCCGCGATCGATTCGGCAATTGTCGGGGTCGTCGATTATGTCGATCTTTTGCCGAATGAAGAAGTAAAACTGTCGCCGCCGCCGGTGGTTGGTTGA
- a CDS encoding LemA family protein, which translates to MKKAVLLTIALFFAFGLSGCSYNDLTAKQQKVKSSWSNVESSLQRRADLIPNLVEAAKMAGIQEQEVFGKIADARSTLLSAQGATPLGTEGDKSPEQRKAVIEANSGLSSALGRLLMLQENYPQLTSNESFLKLQDELAGTENRINVSRIDYTRAVEDYNTLRNSFPSVLTASLMGFKEEPYFKADEGAKTVPKIDAESLRKKDEPKTNTAPATNTANTTPAANTAPSANTNK; encoded by the coding sequence ATGAAAAAAGCAGTATTACTAACCATCGCCTTGTTTTTCGCGTTCGGGCTTTCCGGATGCAGTTACAACGATCTGACGGCCAAACAGCAAAAGGTGAAAAGCAGTTGGTCAAACGTTGAAAGCAGCCTTCAGCGCCGCGCCGATCTGATCCCGAATCTGGTGGAAGCCGCAAAAATGGCGGGAATTCAGGAACAGGAAGTCTTCGGCAAGATCGCCGACGCGCGCTCAACTCTGCTCAGCGCGCAGGGCGCGACGCCGCTCGGAACCGAGGGAGACAAGTCGCCCGAACAGCGCAAAGCGGTCATCGAAGCGAACAGCGGGTTAAGTTCCGCGCTCGGGCGACTGCTCATGTTGCAGGAAAACTATCCGCAATTGACTTCGAACGAGTCGTTTTTAAAACTTCAGGATGAGCTTGCCGGAACCGAGAACCGGATCAACGTTTCGCGCATCGATTATACGAGAGCCGTCGAGGACTACAATACCTTGCGCAATTCGTTCCCAAGCGTCCTGACCGCGAGTTTGATGGGCTTTAAGGAAGAACCGTACTTCAAGGCCGACGAGGGCGCAAAGACGGTTCCGAAGATCGACGCCGAATCGTTGCGCAAGAAGGACGAACCGAAGACGAATACCGCGCCGGCGACGAACACGGCCAACACAACTCCGGCTGCCAACACGGCGCCCTCGGCCAACACCAATAAATAG